The genomic DNA TCTACACCTTTATGCTGCCCGCACAGGCTGCACAAAACGTCTTTCTGGTATCCCGCACATTCCGCCCGTGCGATGCAGAAGGCCCGTTTGTAGATGATCGGCGCACGTTGGGCGTGGCTGTTGGGCAGATCAGCCTGACATCCGCAGGCACGCACCAGCCTGTAACGGCACATCTCAACACCAATGCGCTAGAAGGCTGGCACGCCGCAGAAGCATCTGGGCAGGTGCGGTGGACAAACAGCCATGCCAAGCTGCCGCTGCCCGCGACATTGCAGGGGCTTTGCCAGGTGCACGTGCAGGTTTTGGCAACAGGCACTTACACTGTGGCCGCACACGCTGCACAGGCAGAAGCTGCTCTGGCGTAAAAACCACGCGTTACGTTCATACGCTTTGCAAAAAAGGGGCCGGTGCGTGTGCATCGGCCCCTTTTTGCGTAGGCATGCTGCTACGGGTTCTACGGGTTAGGGCTGTGCGCCTTTCTTTTCTGTGCCTGCGTTTTTGTGCTTGCTGGCCTTTTTGGCTTGCTCCGCACGGCGGAACGTTACCTCCAGCGCGGCAAGCTGCTCCAACACCAACGCACATTGCGCCGCAATCTTGCGCTGTGCAGAACTACTGGAAATAGTGGGAAACAACGCCTCCCCCATTGCGCGGAAGGAAAGTTCATCCACCAACATCATGCGCAAACGCTGGTGCGCGCACAGGCCCAGCGCATCACGCACCGCCGTAATGCGCGCCATAGCCTTTGCCCGCGCCATTTGCCAGGATACGGCATCATGCCGCACGGTTTGCCCCTGTGGGGCGGGGTTGGTGTGTTCCAGATAATCAAAATAGCCAAACACATAGTTGTGGCACCATTGCTCTGCGGCATCGGCGGCGTCTTGCGTAATATCCCCTGCCTGTAACAACCCCTGCACCGTGCGGCGTGGCCTGTTAAGGGCGGCCTGCGCCACAAGGCCAGCGGGGGCAGATGTTTGGGCTAAGGCTGCGGCCTGTGTTTTCATGTGTGTTCCGTGTTTTTAAGGATGTTTGCAAAATGTGCGTGGGTTATGGCGTACGCGTGTGCAGCCCCAGCAGGGCCTTGCAGCCGTGGGCATCGCGCCAGATGATGTTGGCAAAAGGCAGGATTACAGCACGCAACTCCGCCGGAGCAGGCCAACGCGCGCCCACCGGGTAGCCATTGCGGGCAGGCTGCCGCGCCCATGCCAGACGCGCCTGCGGGCACCACGCCCCGGCGGGAATATCTGCGCACACTTCATAAATAGCGCGGCACTGCGCTGCGGCATCTGCCGCCCCCGGTGGGTTGGAAACAAGCTGCCCCAGCTTTTTCAGCCACGCCGCCACAACGGGCTGGCTTACGGGCTGCATGGCCAGTTGCACGCGCTGCCAACACGCCTGCGCTTGGGCTTCTACATCCGGCGGCATATCTTGCGCAGTTAACGCCACACCTTCACGCTTTGCAGCAAACAGCGCCTGCATATCTGGCGGCGCGGGCGTGTAGCCTCCGCCGTGGCGTGTGTGGGGTGTGTGCGTTATGGCCCCCGCACCCTCCGCCTGCGCCACGCGGGCACCATGATATGCCCGCACTTGCGGTTCTGTACCGTTTTGGGCCGGGCCGCCTTGCGCACCGCCAAGGTGTATTTGTGCCCGTTGCGCCGTAGTGTGGTGCGCTGGGGCGTTGTGTGGGTGTGGCACTTACACGCCCTCCATATCCGGCACGCCTTCCCACGCGGCCATGCGCAGGGCGTAGCTGCAACTGGGTGCGCAGGGTGGCATCTATCCACGCCACGGGTTCGGCGGGGTTAAAGCGGGCGCATTCGGCCAGCACGTTCAGCACCACGGCGGCATCATCACCCGTCAGCTTCAGCCAGCGGCCCAGAATGGCACGGGCGGAACGCTCTGGCCTGCCGGTGGCCTTTTTTAAAAAATCCAGACCAGATTTAAACAGATGCGTGCGCGCATCCGTGTCCGGCCCGAACTTTGTGAGGGGATGTTCTGCTTCTGCCTCTGTTTCTGCCTCTGCTTCTTGGAGTATAACCGCAGCACGTGGTGGAGACGTTATCCCCTGCCCTGCCTCCGGTAATGGCGTATCGGCCTTAAGCTGCGGGTTGCCACCGGTGCGGCCCCGGCATCGGATGCGGCGCGGTCTCTTACCAAACGGCGCGAATACGGCACGCCCTCCGCCGTGGTGGCATACACGCCAGCATCTTGCAGCTCTGCCATATAGCGCCGCACCTGCTGCGGGCTTACACCCACCATTTGGGCAATCTGGCGCGGGTGCAGGGGTTTGCCGTTCACACATAAATGGCCGTAAGGCTCGGCCTCGTGCATCAGGCACAGCAGGCGCATCCACAAGCCCTGCGCCGCCAAGCTGCACAACCGCAAAGCCGGATCTCGCTCATGGTCTTGCCACCAGAATTTAGACCATCTGCGCCGCGTGCTGGCGGGGGTGGCGGCTGGCGTTGCAGATGTTGGGGAGGAAGCTGAACGGGGCATCAGGCAGCGCCTCCGTTCCACAGCAGGGCTTGGGCTAGGGCGGCTTCATCCTGCTGCCATGTGGTGGGGGTGGTGTGTGCTTGCATGGGCTGCCAGTGTTCCAGCCCTTTCCATAACCCGCGCATGGCAATGGGGTGGCCTGCGGGCAGGGGTTCGGGGTCTCTTACCAGTTCGGCATAGCCTTTGGGCTGGGGCGCATGGGCGGGGGCTTGGGCTTTTAGGGCATCTTCATACCGCATGAGCACCTGCCGCACGCCCTCCATACACCGGCCCACTTCCCGCCCGATCCGCCGGAAGGAATAGCCCTTGCGCCGTAGCCCCACCATGTTGGCCACCACTTGGGCCGATGTGCCGGGCCGCTGCGCCTGCTGGCAGGCCAGAGCACTTACCCCGCCCTGCGCAGGCAGCACCAGCGCCGGTGTGGATTCGGCACAGTGTTGTGATGTATCACACCATTTTAACGGGTTAGAAACATTCTCACCCGTCCCTTTCTGCCCCTTAAGGGCCGGGGTGCCCCCTTTTGCACACCCTGATGCAGCGCTGTGGCACCGGGGGGCATAACCCCACCCCTTTTGGGTGCACGAAACAGGTTGGGAAATTGCAAAACATTATTGTTTGAAATGGTATTTGGTAAAATATCAAACACAATGGAACCAGAAACAGGCATAATGGGGTATCCGTGGTTGCTGGGTGGCTGGCCATTTACACCACCAAAACATGGCCTGCCCCGGACGCTATGGTGACCACTCCCGCAGCGTCAACCCAAAAATTGTGATATATCCCCTTTTGCACCCACGCCCCCCGGCATGGAATAGTGCGCAGGCAATGACAAGATCACCTGTGGCAGATGAACTGGAACGCCGGATGGCCCTGCTTGGGCTTTCCCAAAAAGCACTGGCCCGTAAGGCGGGGGTGGGCGATACCTATGTGCGCGATATTCTTAAGGGGAAGTCTCGTAATCCGGGTGGGGAAAAACTGGAATGCATTGCCGCAGTGTTGGGCTGCACCGCGCGGGATCTGCTTTTTCCCGGCGTAGACCATGCCCAGCCGGGGCTGATGCTGCGTGAACGCCGCACGCCTTATCTGCCGCCGCCGTTCACACCTGCCACGGCCCCAACGCGCGGGCGTATGCTGCATTCTTCTGCACAGTCAACACGTATGGCACCCCCCCTCCCTTCTGCGCCGCCGGTGCCCGTGCCGCCGGGCTATGTTATGGTGCCTTTTCTGGCACAGCGCGGCACGGCCTCTGGCCGGTATGATGAAGCGCAGTTGCTGGGCCGCCCCAAATATTTTGAAGAAAGCCTGATAACCCAGCGCCTGAACGCCCGCGCCGAAGATTTGCGCGCCCTTACCGTAGAGGGCCAAGCCATGGAGCCTTTGCTGCGTGATGGCGATACGGTGCTGATGGATACACGGCGCATTACCCTGGCAGAACCGGGGCTTTTTGTGCTGTTTGATGGGGAAAACGTGGTGTGCCGCTGGGCAGAACGCACGTTTGACCCCCAAGCCCGCCCCTTGGTGCAGATAAGCTGCGAAAACAAAAGGTTTTCTGCCTGCACCCTGCCCGCCAGCCGGGTGCAGATACTGGGCCACGTTGTATGGTATGCGCACTGCGTATAGGCACTGCGACTTTTCTGCAACACCCCTATTAAGGGTTGGTTAAAAACTCACTTTTTCGTTAACAAGACCCTTGCGGTCCTGTTTCCATCTGCGTAAACACGTCCTTATCAAATGCGTTAATAGCGCCCTAACAATACCTTAAAGCGAACAAAAATACCAAGTACTGGTGTGTTTGTTTGATTGCTTTACTGTGTTTATGCAGGACGATACAGAATTATGACAACACCCGACTGGACCTCCGGTTCATCATACACGTGGGTTGGCCCCGCCACAGGTGGGGTGTGGACAGATGCCAGCAATTGGGAATACGACGGCCAGCCCGCAACGCATGTGCCAGATGCCCAAACAGGTGGCACCATTACCATTCCGGCAGATGTTACCACTTTGGGGCCGGGCAACTCCGTTGTATTAGATGTGCAAGGCACGCTTAATATTGCCAGCGGCAGCAGCAATCTGGCCTTTCAAACGCTTACGGCGGAAACGTTAACGTGAGCCGCACGCTGCAACTGAGCAGCGGCTTGCAGATAAACAGCGGCGGCACTGCCACGTTTGAAGGTGTGACGCAGGATTGGACCAACCCAACCCTTAACTTTTCCTCGCAGCCGGGTGGCACCCTTAATATTGATAACTCCAATATCGTTATGGGGAATATTAACGGCAGCGGTGGTCAGGGTGCGCTCAATATTACGGGTGGGTCTGTTGTCAGCACAGCGGGCAATTCTACCAACATGTCTGGCCTCATTACTGTCACTGGTTCTACTTTTACAGAGAATACCTCCCTTACCGGCACGCTTACGCTGAATGATGGCGCAACCGCCACGCTGGGCACAAACTCGTGGCCATCAGATGGCTCCACCGTTGTGTTTGGTTCTGGCAACAACACGCTTGTGCTGCCCAACCAGCAGTATGCCGCCAACAAGGTGACCATAGAAAACCTGAAAAACGGTGACAGGCTGGGCGTGGAAAGCACGGAAGTAACCACCGCCACGCTTTCTGCCAACAACGTAAAGTTGGACACCACATCGGGCACGCCTATTCAGGCCAAGGCTGTTACGTATGATAGCTCCTTCACCACCGCGCCAACGGGAAGTGACACCCAAACCACCACCATTGATAACGCTCAGGGCGTGATCTGCTTTTTGGCAGGCAGCATGATTGCCACGCCCAAGGGTGTGGTGGCGGTGGAAGACATCCGCCGGGGTGATGAGGTGTTAACGTTTGTAAACGGCGTAACCCATGTGCGCCCGGTGGTGTGGGCTGGCATGGCGCAGGCCACGGTAAACCCCGCCCTGCCCGATGATATGGCAGGCTACCCCGTGCGCATTCTGGCCGATGCCATTGCGCCGGGTGTGCCGTATCAGGATCTGCTGGTTACGGCGGAACATGGCATTTTTGCCAATGGCTATTTGGTGCCTGCGCGTATGTTGGTAAATGGCAGCAGCATCTTTTTTGATCGCGCCGTAACAGAATACGCCTATTACCATGTAGAAACAGCCGAACACAGCATTATCATGGCCAACGGGATGCTGACGGAAAGCTACTTGGATACAGGCAACCGCCGCAATTTTGTATCTGATGGCAATGTTGTGACCATTGGGGCCAAGGCCAAAAACTGGGCAGAACACGCCGCCGTGCCGCTGGGCACCGCCCGCCATGTGGTAGAACCCATGTGGCGTGTGCTGGCCGCGCGTGCGCCAGAAGTTGCAGGCCATATGGCAGCTTCTGCCAAGCCAGACATGACCCACAACCACGGGCTGCACCTTGTTACGGCAGCGGGCACGGTTATCCGGCCTTTGCGGGCTATGGGGCGCAATATCTCCTTTATGCTGCCGGCTGGGATGGAAAGCGTGCGCCTTGTTTCCCGCGCTGCGCGCCCGTGTGATGTAGAAGGCCCGTTTGTTGATAAACGCCGCGTGCTGGGTGTGCTGGCAGGCCGCGTAACGGTGCTTTCTGCTGGCACCGCCACAGAGATAACGGCGCATCTGGCAGAAGCAGATGGTGCAAATGGCTGGCAGGATATGCCCCAACCCACAACACGGTGGACAGATGGCAACGCCCTTCTGCCACTGGGCACCACCACGGCACGCGGCCCCGCGCTGCTAACGGTGGAAGTGCTACAGGCTGGTCCTTATCTGGCCACACCGGCAGAATTTACGCTGCCAGTAGCCGCCAACGGCTAACGCCTCCTTTGCCCCCGCATGTTGCCCAACGTGCGGGGGTTTTAGTTTCCGCCGCCGGGCCTGTTCTTCCATTCTATGGATTGATCGGCGATGTAATAGGTAATAGCGGAAATAAACAGCCATAGCGGCCCCGCCACGCTGTTTTCCAGCA from Acetobacter ascendens includes the following:
- a CDS encoding LexA family transcriptional regulator, coding for MTRSPVADELERRMALLGLSQKALARKAGVGDTYVRDILKGKSRNPGGEKLECIAAVLGCTARDLLFPGVDHAQPGLMLRERRTPYLPPPFTPATAPTRGRMLHSSAQSTRMAPPLPSAPPVPVPPGYVMVPFLAQRGTASGRYDEAQLLGRPKYFEESLITQRLNARAEDLRALTVEGQAMEPLLRDGDTVLMDTRRITLAEPGLFVLFDGENVVCRWAERTFDPQARPLVQISCENKRFSACTLPASRVQILGHVVWYAHCV
- a CDS encoding Hint domain-containing protein, yielding MSRTLQLSSGLQINSGGTATFEGVTQDWTNPTLNFSSQPGGTLNIDNSNIVMGNINGSGGQGALNITGGSVVSTAGNSTNMSGLITVTGSTFTENTSLTGTLTLNDGATATLGTNSWPSDGSTVVFGSGNNTLVLPNQQYAANKVTIENLKNGDRLGVESTEVTTATLSANNVKLDTTSGTPIQAKAVTYDSSFTTAPTGSDTQTTTIDNAQGVICFLAGSMIATPKGVVAVEDIRRGDEVLTFVNGVTHVRPVVWAGMAQATVNPALPDDMAGYPVRILADAIAPGVPYQDLLVTAEHGIFANGYLVPARMLVNGSSIFFDRAVTEYAYYHVETAEHSIIMANGMLTESYLDTGNRRNFVSDGNVVTIGAKAKNWAEHAAVPLGTARHVVEPMWRVLAARAPEVAGHMAASAKPDMTHNHGLHLVTAAGTVIRPLRAMGRNISFMLPAGMESVRLVSRAARPCDVEGPFVDKRRVLGVLAGRVTVLSAGTATEITAHLAEADGANGWQDMPQPTTRWTDGNALLPLGTTTARGPALLTVEVLQAGPYLATPAEFTLPVAANG